A window of the Caldisericota bacterium genome harbors these coding sequences:
- the nadE gene encoding NAD(+) synthase: protein MKEFKLIGKEIVQQIVDFIAQYAGKLKKEGAVIGISGGIDSAVIAAVAKEAIGKDNLTLVHISERDTPKANKINAQIIADFIGVPLKKKNITASLLNLGVYNLQSVLGFFVPENAKVKYAKKRFNEINKEKQAYLNHISGKGNEQYRKDIAYYETKARFITVVLYVYANLENKIVIDTSNKTELSIGHCIRYGEVGDIMPLGDLYKTEVIELAKYMGVPEQILNKPPSPDIIPGITDELAIGLPYKKVDQILLCLENKLHEKEIAKELKIDEREIQYIKKLCESAKFYADIPVKLKLKYGKQI from the coding sequence GAAAGGAAATAGTTCAGCAAATTGTTGATTTTATTGCTCAATACGCCGGCAAACTTAAAAAAGAGGGTGCAGTAATTGGGATAAGCGGAGGTATTGACAGTGCAGTTATTGCAGCAGTTGCAAAAGAAGCAATCGGAAAAGACAACCTCACTCTCGTACACATATCTGAAAGAGATACACCTAAAGCAAATAAAATTAATGCACAGATCATTGCCGATTTTATAGGCGTGCCACTTAAAAAAAAGAATATTACCGCCTCGCTGCTCAACCTTGGTGTTTATAACCTTCAGTCGGTTTTGGGCTTTTTCGTTCCTGAAAACGCAAAAGTAAAGTATGCAAAAAAACGTTTTAATGAAATTAACAAAGAGAAACAAGCATATCTGAATCATATTTCAGGAAAAGGTAATGAGCAATACAGGAAAGATATTGCATATTATGAAACAAAAGCCCGCTTTATAACTGTCGTTCTATATGTGTACGCTAATTTAGAAAACAAAATAGTAATAGACACAAGCAATAAAACAGAATTAAGCATTGGCCATTGCATAAGATACGGCGAAGTCGGAGATATAATGCCTCTTGGAGATTTGTATAAAACCGAAGTGATAGAATTAGCAAAATATATGGGCGTACCGGAGCAAATTTTAAACAAACCACCATCTCCAGATATTATACCAGGTATTACAGATGAATTAGCGATAGGTTTGCCATATAAAAAAGTCGATCAAATCCTTTTATGCCTTGAAAATAAATTGCACGAAAAAGAAATAGCGAAAGAACTCAAAATCGACGAGAGAGAGATACAATACATCAAAAAGCTATGTGAAAGTGCAAAATTTTACGCAGATATTCCTGTAAAATTAAAACTAAAATATGGAAAACAAATTTAA